The Notoacmeibacter ruber DNA segment GCCGCCCATCGCGATATCGAGCGTCATCGCGTTGGAAAACGCGTCGAACGTTGCGATCGAGCGCGGCAGAACCCGCTCATCGTTCTGTTCGTAATAGCGGCGTGCAAGGTCCACGATCAGATGACCGGCCTCGACAAAGAGACGTTTGCGGTCGGCATGGGTCGCCAGGGTGGAGCCGTTGCCGGGCAAGGCGAGGCCGAGAGCTTCGGTGAGGCAGTTCATGGAGTTGGCGGTGAACATGCCGGAGCACGAGCCGCAGGTCGGGCAGGCGCTCTGTTCTATCGCGGCGACTTCCTCGTCGGAAACGCTGTCATCGGCAGCGACGACCATAGCGTCGACAAGGTCCAGTTTGCGGGTCTCGCCGTTCCAGACGACCTTGCCAGCCTCCATCGGCCCGCCAGAGACGAAGACGACGGGAATATTCAGCCGAAGCGCCGCCATCAGCATGCCGGGCGTGATCTTGTCGCAATTGGAAATGCAGACCATGGCATCCGCACAGTGCGCGTTGACCATGTATTCGACACTGTCGGCAATGATCTCGCGGCTCGGCAGGCTGTACAGCATGCCGTCATGACCCATCGCGATTCCATCGTCGACCGCGATGGTGTTGAACTCCTTGGCGATGCCGCCCGCGCTCTCGATCTCGCGGGCAACCATCTGGCCAAGGTCTTTCAAATGCACATGACCCGGCACGAACTGCGTGAAGGAGTTCACGACGGCGATAATGGGTTTGCCGAAGTCTCCTTCCTTCACTCCGGTAGCGCGCCAGAGGCCGCGAGCTCCGGCCATGTTGCGGCCGTGCGTGGTGGTGCGTGAACGATAGGTCGGCATGGGATGTCTCCCGTTTAACTGCTGGAACCGGGGGTTGTGGGGTCTGTCGCCAAACTTTGCAAGAGGTGTCAGCGGCGGCCGCTATTCTCCTGACGGATCAGCCAAAGGTTGCGGGCGTAGATGAAAACGCCCAGCGACTGGCCTAGAATGAAGACGGGATCCTTTCGCCAGATGGAATAGAGAAGGAGCATCATGCCGCCGCCGATCGAGAACCACCAGAAGGCCACTGGCACGACAGATTTATGAACCCGTTCAGACGCCAGCCACTGCACGAGAAAACGACCGGTAAACATGAGCTGGCCACCGAGACCGACGATCACCCACCAGAATTCGCCCCAATTCGTAACGTTCAGGAAGCGCAGAATATCGTCGGGATTCACGTTTCGGTCCCCTCGCGGGACTGTGTCGTCAGTATGTCGGCCATCGAATTGCGGGTTTTGCGGCGCCTGATAAGCCAGGCCACCGCGATGAGATCCGGAATCCCGACCAGAGCGCGCTGAAGGTTGGAATAGTTCGATCGTCCCTCCCCTCGTGAGCGATGCGATACATCCACATGGCCCACCGACCAACCATCTCTGGCAAACAGAGCCGGCAGATAACGGTGCATGTGATTGAAGAAGGGAAGCGCCAGAAAGGCATCACGTCGAAACGCTTTCAGGCCGCAGCCGGTATCTCGGGTTCCATCTTTCAGGACACGGTTTCTCAGCCCGTTGGCGAAGCGGGAGGCATATTTCTTGGACCAGGTATCCTGCCGTCCGACCCGCTGCCCAGCGATGAGCCCGAGGCGAGAATCACGATTCGGATCAAGGAGGGGCGCGATCAGTTTGGGAATCTCTGACGGAGGGTTCTGCCCGTCTCCATCCAGTGTGACGATGAATTCGCCTTCCGCGATCTGAACACCACTATGAACCGCTGCGCTCTGGCCAGCACTCTCGTCGTGTCGCAACACCCGGACCGGACGACCTCCGGCGGTCAGCCCGCGAGCGATCTCTCCGGTTTCGTCATCGGAACCGTCATCGACAATCACGAGATCAAAGGCCGGCAGGCTCCGGCACGCCTCATCGATTTCCTCGACCAGGCGACGCACATTGCCCGCTTCGTTCTTCATGGGGATGACGATGGAAAAGACTGTCACGATACCTACTCGTCCGATTGTGAGGAACCGGTCGGGCAGATCCAGATAATGGACAGATCGAGCCTACGCCGGTCGGGTTCGCTCTCCTGCGTATCGA contains these protein-coding regions:
- a CDS encoding lipid-A-disaccharide synthase N-terminal domain-containing protein, whose product is MNPDDILRFLNVTNWGEFWWVIVGLGGQLMFTGRFLVQWLASERVHKSVVPVAFWWFSIGGGMMLLLYSIWRKDPVFILGQSLGVFIYARNLWLIRQENSGRR
- a CDS encoding glycosyltransferase family 2 protein, translated to MTVFSIVIPMKNEAGNVRRLVEEIDEACRSLPAFDLVIVDDGSDDETGEIARGLTAGGRPVRVLRHDESAGQSAAVHSGVQIAEGEFIVTLDGDGQNPPSEIPKLIAPLLDPNRDSRLGLIAGQRVGRQDTWSKKYASRFANGLRNRVLKDGTRDTGCGLKAFRRDAFLALPFFNHMHRYLPALFARDGWSVGHVDVSHRSRGEGRSNYSNLQRALVGIPDLIAVAWLIRRRKTRNSMADILTTQSREGTET